The Halomonas sp. HAL1 genome segment TGGGCATTCACGCCATCCAAAAACCAGCTAATCGCGATTAAGCCTGCTAGCGCACAGGTCACTAGCAACACATACAGCATTTGTCGTATCGTAGTTTGCGAACAAAGCCCACTCATCCGGTTCAGCACTAACACCAGCCCGGAGGCGGCGATAAATCCGGTAGTCACCAGCATAGGCGGTAGCCATACGGTGTTCCAAAGCGGGCGGGCTTTTACGATTGCAAGCTCCGCACCGGTGTAAAGCATAATGCCGCTGGAAAGCCCCAGCGCAGCCAGACCTACCACGGTGATCAGCGCTCTGGGCGTTGCGCCAGTGCCCAGTGAAAGCCAGGTGGCTAGCATGCCGCTGAGTCCTGGTGTGCTGCGCTGTGCCTGCAGCGCGGGCCGCCATGCCAGCCAAGCAAGTCCAAGCACGCTAACCAAATAAAGCGGTAGAACAACACTGCCAATCGACATCCACGAGTGGCTATTGGCGTAAGCGTAGAAGTGCCAGAACCGCAGCGGCTGGTGCAAATCCGCGAGTAGCGCAACGGGCGCTACCAGCGTAGTGCTAACGCAAGTGATTAGCGCCAGACGCGCGGTAGGCAGCCAGGCTTTTTTGCCGAATACCAGTGCTGGGGCGGCTAGCCAAAGGCTGGCGTAGGAAACCGCAATCATAAAAAAGTACTGCACCGCCCACGGGTACCAAGCGATGTCATAGCGCGGTGCCAGTAGCTCAATGGTGGAATTCATAGCCCATCTCCTGACCGTGGGGGTCGAGTACTTCGAGCGCAACGGGCTCTGCCTTAGGACGTGTGGTGAAGCGCTCATCCATGCCTAGGTAGAACACCTGAGGAAGGGTGTTTTTTTCTGGTTGTAGCACCATCAATGCATCGTGATGTTCGTGAATCATGCGGCTGATTTGGCTTTGAGGATCGCGCATATCCCCAATCATGCGGGCACCGCCCACGCAGCTCTCAACGCAAGCAGGCAACAGCCCGGCTTCTAGACGGTGGGCACAGAAAGTGCACTTATCGGCGGTTTGAGTGCGTTGGTTAATAAAGCGAGCATCGTAGGGGCAAGCATTGACGCAATAGGCACACCCTACGCAGCGGTCGCTATCGACCACCACAATGCCATCCTGCTGCTGGTAAGTGGCTTCTACAGGGCAGACCGGGACGCAGGGTGGGTTTTCACAGTGGTTACACAGCCGGGGCAGCATAAAGGTGGCTAATTCGCCGCTTTCCTGATGCTGTACTTCATACTGGGAGACCGTGGTGCGAAACTGTCCCAGCGGTGCAGCGTTTTCGATATGACACGATACCGTACAGGCCTGGCAGCCGATGCACTGGCGTAAATCGATAAGCATACCGTAGCGTTTAGTTGGGTCGCCTTCGCGGCGGGCAGGTTGCTGATTAATGCCAGCTTGGGCAAGGCTTGAAAACGGCATCAGCGCAGCGCCTGCGCTTAAGCGTGCCATTTGACCCAAGAGCGAGCGACGTATTGCGTCCATAGCGCCTCCTTGGCGAAATAAACGGCATTCGCAGGGCGAATGTCGTAATACGCTTAGATTACGCCTTTGCTCAAGGTGGAAAGTTGATACGTGTCAATGTGTTAGGATATATCGCTTAATGCTCTCTTAATGTTAAATGACTAAGTGGCTGTTCTGTATATGGAATTTAATTTAGTATTAAATAATTGGCTTGCTACATGGGAAATTTTTTAGCGCGCATATGTAAAAAAAACGCTTGCCCTAATAAACATGGCAAGCGCTTTTTCTATGGTTTTGTTTGCTTAATAGGCACTATTAAATTTTACATGTATTAATGCCTATTAATTTATAAGCTGGGCAGAAGTTAAATAACCCGGTGGCTAGCGGCAATACGCCGACCCAGCCCCACACCCCGATAGTACCTGTCAGGGCCAGTACGATCAGTGCAATCCCAATCAGGATGCGTAAGATTTTATCGATACCACCGACGTTGCGACTCATAATTGACTCCTTAAGCTCAGTTTGGGTGCTCAAAAACTGTAAACAGGAATGGACGGATCGCGCATCATTTCCGCTATGGGGCCAGGTGCCGCCACCCCCACGCCTTCAAGAAGGTCGTCTTCTTCGTTTTTGCTGTTAGGCAGGTAAATGGCACATACATCCACCGTTGCGCCATTCTCTAATAGCATATTAAGCATGCCTTCCGGTTTGACTTGGCCCGCCGGGTTGCTCGGTGGTGTGTGGATAGCTTCAGCACTTGCGTATCCCTCGACGGCCAAATCACCAGCAGCATCACAAAGCAGTATATGTAGGTGGGTGCCTTGCTGCTGCATGGCGTTGGATAGAAGCATGGCCATGCCTTGGGTCTGCAGTGAGTCGCTAGTAAGGATAACTAAAGCCTGGTCTTCAGCTCCGTTACTACCATAGCTGTCAGCTATTGAGAGGCTAGAGAAACCGATGGCAGCAGTAGCGGCTGCCAGTGCCAAGATAATGTTGCTGGTTTTAAGTGTGTTAGTCATGCGGTCATCTCGTTGGGTTTGATCAATGTCTAAGCCCCGCTGCTTAAGCGGTGAGCCATATATCGGAGTGTTAGTGCGCAGGGTGCCATGCCACATCAGGATTGATGTCATAGCTCCACGGAAGGCCCGAATTGCGCCACCCATCCTGCGCTCTTACACCCTGGGACTGACCCTTCTTGAGATTTTCACCCTCGAAACCATCGGTCATGGAGTAGACTTCGCTGTATCCCATCTCGGCGATCACATCGGCAGCGGGGGCGCTGCGGGTGGCTCCGGAGCGACACATGACAATGATCGGGTCTTCTTTGTTTACGCCCAGCGCTTCTATTTTGGCGCTTACTTGCACCGCGAAGTCAGCGTTTTTGACCATTGGCCAAGTCTTCGCTTCTCCATCGAAGTTGTCGCGCTCGGCTAGCACCCAAGGTACATGAATATCGGTGGGCTCAGCGAAGCCCGTAAACTTGATCTCAATGGGGTCACGTACGTCAATGAGTACAGCACGATCGTTATCTTGCATGAGGTCATGAGCCTCAATGGCTGTGACATAGAGACCTAATGTTGTTTCCCGGTAGGCCTCGACTTCGTCTGCAATAGAGGGTGTGGCTCCTAAGGCCATCGTGATTCCGATGACGGCAGCCATAGGTAGTAAAGAGCTATTAATAATTATTTTATCTATCGTAATAACTTTAAGTTGCATTCGTTGAGAATAGACCTCTTCTCACTTAAAAACACGAGGCATGTGGTCGCAGCTTGATCTATATCAAGCCAATATGATTTTTCGTGGTCGTGAAATGACGTAACGATGCTACTGGGCGGTGAAACGCTGAATGGCCCCCGCTATATATCTTGGAACTTCGTCGCTTCTTCGCAGGAAAAGCTGGAGGCCGCAAAGCAGGCTTGGGTAGAAGCGGATTTTGAAAATGGTCGCTTTCGCCTTCCCCCGGCAGACGATGCTGAGTTCATTCCTTTTCCCGGAAAGCCTGCTAAATAACGCTCCCAAAGAAGCTGGCTGCTCCAGGCAGCCAGCGTACTCCACTCGTTGATTCAGTTACGCTTAGCAAGACATTTGACCAACCCGGCCGCTGTTGAAATCATCTATTGTCTCCATGATCGCCTGTTCGCTGTTCATCCCAAAAAAGCAATGACCCAAGACTGGCTCCTTAAACGGTCGTTACTCTGCAGTAGAATCGAGGGAGTGAGCCATATCGCATGAAAATGGTTTCTTCCTAATGACAACCGGATACGGGTTTGAAGAGCGGTATGGCTAGTATGATGTGGTGAGGTTCTCCAAATGGCCTGGTGCGCGCCCGCCGATTTCCGCCGGGCGCGACAAGGGGTTTAAGTGCTGGTCACGGCGTCTTGGCCACGACGATCCAAACTGCCAGAGAATCGAGTGAGCACCAGTGCTAGGGTGACGATGCCAGCGCCAATCCAGGCGGTATCGGTCAGGCTCATGCCGTCGACCACATAGCCACCAGTCACAGAGCCCAAGGCAATACCGATGTTGAAGGCGGCAATGTTGAGGCCGGAAGCGACATCGACGGCTTCGGGCACGTAGCGCTCAGCCAACTGCACCACGTAAACCTGTAGGCCAGGCACGTTACCGAATGCGAAAGCACCCCAGATAAGCACGGTCAGTACAGCGGTTACTGGATGTGTGGCGGAAACTGCCAATACCAGCAAGGTGGCGATAAGGCCTGAGAAAATCAGCGTCAGAGCGCTGATGGGGCCCATACGATCGGCCATCTTTCCGCCGTAAATGTTGCCAAACGCTACCGAGACGCCGTAGACCAGCAGGATCAGGCTGATGGCGTTATTCCCGAATCCGCTAACCTCCTGCAGGATAGGTGCTAGGTAGGTAAATGCAGTGAATGTGCCGCCATAGCCAAGAATGGTGATCAGATATACGAGCAAGAGGCGCGGATGCGTTAAAACCTTAAACTGCTGGCTGAGAGAGGCTGGAACAGCTTTTTTCAGGTTATTGGGTACGAGCAGGGCGCTACCGATCAGGGCTAAGAGGCCAAGGGAAGAAACCACTAAGAAAGTGGCACGCCAACCGAAGTTTTGACCAATCCAGGTGCCTAGGGGAACACCCGTGACGAGAGCCACCGTCAGGCCTGTGAACATGATAGCAATAGCGCTGGCTTCCTTGTCCTTGCTGACTAGGCTAGTGGCGATGGTCGAGCCGATGGAGAAAAACACACCATGGGCCAAGCCCGTTAAGATGCGTGCCGAAATCAATGAGCCGTAGCCTGGCGCTTGCCAAGCTAAAAGGTTGCCGATGATAAACAAGGCCATCAGGCCAAGAAGCACCCACTTGCGATTCAGGCGACCGGTCATCGCTGTCAGCACGGGTGCGCCGACAGCAACCCCGGCCGCATAGAGGCTAACCAAGAGACCGGCCGAAGGTAGCGAAACGCCCAAATCCTGGGCAATGGTAGGCACCAATCCGACGATCACGAATTCGGTGGTGCCAATGGCAAAGGCACTGAGCGTCAGTGCGAACAATGCAATAGGCATAGCAAATCTCCTTAGAGGAAAGTAGGTCACTACGTAACGCAGGGGAGTTTGCGCTTGCTGCCTTGTGTGATAAACGGCTATAAAATAGAAACACTTTTACATTATTAACAATAATGTGCCGATCAAGGAATAGAGGATGCTGAGCCGTACTGTCGATCTTCAGTTGCTGGTGGCCGTGGTGGACAGCGGTGGGTTTAGCGCTGCCGCCCGCCAAATGGACGTCCCTGTAGCTAAGGTGTCCCGCGCTGTTCAACGCCTGGAGCAGCAACTGGGTACCCCACTACTTAACCGAACAACACGTAGCGTGACGTTGACGAGTGAAGGGCGCACTTTCGTCGAGCGAGTAAGGCTGGGATTGAGTACGTTAGAGGAGGCTGAAGAAGCCATGCGATTGAGCCAGGCGCGTCCTAGTGGCCGCTTGCGAGTTGATGCAGCCACGCCTTTTGTGCTGCATCAACTGGTACCCTTGATCGGGGCGTTTCGCGAGCATTACCCTGGAATCGAGCTTGAGCTATCGGCCTCTGATGACATCATCAACCTTCTGGAGCAGCGAACAGACGTGGCAATTCGGATTGGCGGTTTAGAAGATTCCACACTGCACGCCCGTCCTTTAGGTCGGTCGCCATTGCAATTAGTGGCTAGTCCTCAGTACTTAGAGCGCCATGGTGTGCCGGTGAGTCCTGTCGCATTGCGTGATCACCAGTTGCTAGGGTTTCTTAACGCCGATAACCTCAACCGTTGGCCTGTGGAAGGCCTTCCTCAGGAAGGCCCCAATATTCAAGCCCAGATGAGAACTTCTAGCGGGGAAGTGATGCGTCAGCTTTGCCTTGCTGGTGAAGGCATCGCCTGCTTCTCACGCTTTATGATTCGGAATGATCTTGAGAGAGGATCTTTGGTCGGATTTATGATGGATCGAATGATCAGTCCTCATCCTCGTGAAATGGTCCAGGCGGTCTATTATCGTAATACGGCCCTTTCGGGGCGAATTGGAGCTTTTCTTGACTTTGTGGCTCCACGGTTAAGGCTTTGATCTAAAACATTTTAATTTAAATTGCCTCTTGCCCGGAATTAATATCTAAATACGGCCAGTCACTCGTGGGGCCAAGAATGACGCGCAGCGCCCTTAACAAGTGCTGTTCCTGGGGGCAGCCTCAGTATGACTTGAGGCCTATATGCCCCACAAGGAAAGTGCTAGCCGACGGCAGGGAAGTTTCTACATTTGAGAAATCTGAATGCAACCAGAGAACAGCTTTGAGCTGAAGGTTTATCTGGCAAAGCTACGTAATATTACTACGAAAATGGTGACGCCATGTATCACTGCAAGCGTCGCCACTCCCGCCTTGAAAATGCTCAAGTTTGCTATTCCCGAAAAAGACTATATAAACGATAGTATATTCTCTGGAGTTCGTTAATTCGTTCAATAGTCTATAACTGCCAACAGAGTTACGTGTTGTCGCGCTTGTTTTCTACAGAATCTCCTCACACCTAGTTTATAAAAATCCTACATTTTCTATATGTGGCACCATATTTTTTCGAGAGAGGCGATTACCAAATCAGGCAAGAAATGGACAGTATTGTGCAATGCGTTTCAGTCTTATTGAAGCTAATAATGTATGTGTTGGTGACAACTCTAACTAGCTTGGAGTCAAAAAAATGTAATGAAATACCAGATAGGTGGGTGAGAAGGAGATGGCGTTTGCAATGCGGTAGACGCTGAAGCCACATAGGTTCTCATCATCTGTAGGGGCCTTTTCGTGCGTACCTTTTTCAGCTGAGGGGGGACAACACTAGTTAAGTAAAAGGAGTAAAATCATGAAAATGTTAAATGCGGTATTAATGATTACATTAGTGCTTATCTCAGGTGTAGCACTCGCTGAGAAGGGGGCGGCTGAGGATAGCAGGGTTGTTTATTCCGAATCGAAGTCTCCGCAACAAGGCAGCGGCACACGAAGTTTATCACCCTCCGAGTTGCGTGTCAGAAACCCTTAAGCGAAGCAGCCTGATCTGATATGATCAGTATTGCCGGGCAGGCATAACATCCTTCGGGCTGCCCGGTAACTTGCTAGGTTTCAATAAAATCAGCCGCTAATTAGGCAAGAACTCATCCATGTGGTGACCCTTTAATAACAAGCTGTATGTAATAAAATATTTGGCGGCAAGCCAGTTATTGATCTTCCCTCTTAAGCTTTTGCTTCATCGAAAGCAAATGGCCTATTCTTCGCGCAAGTATTTTGCATGTCTAACCTCCTAGTCAGAAGTGACAGGCTATTGAGCTTAGCGCTACTCATTCAGGAATTGACATCAGGAATGCAAGATATCTTGAGAAATTCTTGATCTGCGTCACCACGTTTACATTTTCTAGTTTCATACTGGTTGTAAAGACCAATGCTGGCACTAGCCGTTATACGCTCTTTTCCTTCTGAATGACTAGTTAGTCAAGGATGCCGAATCGTGCCCTCCACGCTGAGAAAAGTGGTATGGCGAATGTTAATAATTGCCGGTGTTGTATTTATTGCCGGTGTGTTGGTGTGGCTGGAGCTTCGACCTGAGGGGCTGGGTGATGGTTTTGCCAGCGGTAATGGGCGAATTGAAGCGACAGAGATCGATATTGCTACCAAGCAGGCGGGTCGTATCGAAGCTGTGCTTGTTGGCGAAGGGGAGCAGGTCGAGCCGAATCAGCTCTTGGCGCGTATGGACACGAAGGTGCTAGAAGCCGAACTGGGGCAGGCCAGGGCACAGGTTCGACAAGCCGAGAGTGCGAGACGGACCGCCCAGGCACAAGTAGCTCAACGACAGAGCGAAAAAACGGCTGCTGAGGCCGTCGTGCTGCAACGAGACGCCGAGCTGTTGCAGCGCACAAGCGTTATGATCGCACCCGGGCATTGGTGGCTCGCAATGCCTTGTCGAGGCAGCAACTCGACGATGACTTGGCCAGCCTGGAGAGTACCGAAGCCGCGCTGGCCGCTGCACGTGCGGGTGTGCTCTCCGCCTTGGCAGCCATCGAGGCAGCCGATTCAAAGGTTATTGAATCACAGGCGGCCATTGAGGCAGCCAGCGCAACAGTGGACAAGCTGGAGGCAGATCTTGAAGACAGTCAACTGCGCAGTGACCGGGTGGCAAGGGTTCAATATCGTGTCGCCCAGCCCGGTGAAGTGCTGCCAGCCGGGGGTGTGGTACTCAACCTCGTCGATCTGACCGATGTCTACATGACCTTTTTCCTGCCTGAGCGTCAAGCCGGGCGTGTTGCGTTGGGTGCCGACGTGCACCTGGTGCTGGACGCAGCACCTCAGTATGTAATCCAGGCTAACGTCAGCTACGTCTCCAGCGTGGCCCAATTCACTCCCAAGTCCGTGGAGACAGCTAGCGAACGTGAAAAGCTGATGTTTCGGGTCAAGGCCCGTATCGACCCCGCGCTACTTGAACAGCACCTAGACAAAGTCAAAACCGGTTTGCCGGGCATGGCCTATCTCAAGCTTGATGATACGCTCGATTGGCCCGACGAACTGAAGGTCAACGTGACGCCATGACCATTGATGGATCTGTAGTGCGGCTGGAAGGTGTCAGCTTGCGCTATGGTTCAGTGCATGCGTTATCCGGTCTAAATTTGGCCATTCCCGCTGGCTGTATGGTGGGGTTGATCGGGCCCGATGGCGTCGGTAAGTCCAGTCTGATGGCCCTGATTGCCGGTGCCAGAAAAATTCAGCAGGGTAGGGTTGTCGTATTAGACGGCGACATGGCAGAAGGGCGGCATCGCAAAGAGGTGTGTCGGAGGATTGCCTATATGCCTCAGGGGTTGGGAAAGAACCTCTATCCCACCCTGACAGTCTTTGAAAATCTCGATTTCTTCGGCCGTCTATTCGGTCTGGATCGTCAGAGCCGGCATAGTCGTATTGCCGAACTTTTGCATAGTACTGGGCTGGCTAGGTTCACGGAACGCCCTGTCGGCAAGCTCTCCGGCGGTATGAAGCAAAAGCTGGGGTTATGCTGTGCGCTGATCCACGATCCCGACCTGTTGATACTCGATGAACCCACCACGGGCGTCGATCCTTTATCACGGGCTCAGTTTTGGGACCTGATTGGGCGGATACGGAGCAAGCGTCCAGGTATGAGCGTGTTAGTCGCCACTGCCTATATGGAGGAGGCTCGAAACTTCGACTGGTTGGTGGTGATGGATGACGGGCAGGTATTGAATACTGGCGCGCCTAACGATCTGCTGGCAGCGACGGGAAGTGCAACGCTCGAGGAAGCTTTTATCAGGTTGTTGCCTGAGACTAAACGGCGCAGGTATCGAGAGTTCAAAATATCGCCCCGCCAACCTGATGCCAATATAGCCATCGAGGCCCATGGACTGACCAAGCGGTTCGGCGATTTTGTCGCCGTGGATCGCGCCGACTTTCGTATCGAGCGCGGTGAAATATTTGGTTTCCTGGGATCCAATGGTTGTGGGAAGACCACCACGATGAAGATGCTCACCGGGCTACTATCCGCCAGCGAAGGAAAGGCATTGCTGTTCGATAAGCCCGTCGATCCGCGCGATATTGCTACGCGCAGTCGGGTGGGCTACATGTCCCAGGGTTTTTCTCTCTATACAGAACTGACGCTACGTCAGAACCTTGAGTTGCATGCGCACCTGTTTCATCTGCCTAAGGCTGAGCGTGCCACACGCGTGAGGGAGATGCTGGATCGCTTTGATCTCACGGCAGTGGCTGACAAATTACCGCCAGCGCTTCCACTGGGAGTGCGTCAACGGCTGTCGTTGGCGGTGGCAGTTATTCACCGACCTGAGTTATTGATTCTTGATGAACCCACCTCCGGGGTGGATCCGATAGCACGCGATAACTTCTGGCTGCTGTTAGGGCAGATCTCCCGTGGAGAGGGAGTGACGATCTTTATCTCCACCCACTTCATGAACGAGGCAATGCGCTGCGACCGGATCGCTTTGATGCATGCCGGGCGCGTATTGGCTACCGACACCCCTGAGAAGCTACTAGCGTCGCGTGGCTTACCCACACTAGAAGCTACCTTTATGGCGTATCTGAAAGAGGCTAGTAAGATAGATGAAGCCGAGTCCGAAAAGCCGACGACTACCTCTCTCAAACCGCACCCGCCGACCCGGTCAGGCGGGCTGACCGTTAGCTTGCGCCGTTTGTTCAGCTATACCCACCGAGAGACCCTGGAGCTACGTCGCGACCCGATACGCGCCACGCTGGCGCTGCTGGGTAGTCTGATCCTAATGTTTATCATGGGATATGGCATCAATATGGATGTCGAACATTTGACCTATGCCGTGCTCGACCGTGACCAGACCACGACCAGCCAAGCGTATACTCTCAATCTAACGGGATCGCGTTATTTCACCGAAAAGCCTCCTCTGACCGACTACAGCGATGTACAGCAGCGTCTACGCAGCGGCGACATCAGCCTGGCGGTGGAAATTCCGCCAGGGTTTGGCCGTGATATCAAGCGTGGCAATGTGCCCAAAGTTGCTTACTGGGTCGATGGTTCCATGCCGGTCAGGGCCGATACTATCAAGGGGTATGTCGAGGGGATTCATGCGGACACCTTGGCTCGCTTGAGCGAAGGGGCTGGAGCTTTTTCTCCTCCCGTCGAGATTGCCATTCGCTACCGCTACAATCCCGACGTTAGAAGTCTGCCAGCCATGGCCCCGGCGATGATCCCACTGCTGCTCATGTTGATACCTGCGATGCTGACTGCCTTGGGAGTCGTACGTGAGAAGGAGCTCGGCTCTATTATCAATCTCTACGTTACGCCGGTTTCTCGGTTGGAATTTCTGCTCGGCAAACAGTTGCCCTACATCATGCTGGCGATGATCAATTTCGTCACCCTGGTGGCGTTCGCCGTGTTGGCCTTTGGTGTGCCGGTGAAGGGTAGCCTGCTGACATTGAGCCTAGGCGCGCTGCTCTATGTCATCTGTTCCACGGGGATGGGATTGTTGATGTCATCGGTTCTGCATAGTCAGATTGCCGCTATCTTCGGTACCGCCATCGCTACACTGGTGCCTGCGATCCAGTTTTCGGGGCTACTCTCTCCAGTTTCCGCGCTGCAAGGGGGTGCGGCTGTCATTGGACATATCTATCCCACCAGCCATTTTTTGATTATCAGCCGAGGCGTGTTTTCCAAAGCGCTCAGTCTGGGAGATCTGACACCGTATTTTCTGGCCCTGCTGATCACCATCCCCGTACTGACGTTATTGAGTGTTTTGGGTCTCAGGAAACAGGAGCGCTGAGATGGCCAGGCTTGCCAATATTCTGCAACTGGGTATCAAAGAAATACGCAGCCTGTATCGCGACCCGGCTCTGATGTTACTGATCATTTACTCGTTCACTTTGGGGATCTACCTGAGTGCCACTGGCGAGCCGGAGGCGCCATTCCGAGCTAGCGTGGCCATTGTCGACGAGGATCAGTCTCAGGCATCCTTACGTATTGTTAATGCCTTTCAGCTTCCCTATTTTTTGCCGCCTGAATTTATCGATATTGGCCAGATGGATCGTGGCATGGATGCGGGGCGTTATACCTTTACACTTAATATTCCTCCTAACTTTCAGCGTGATCTGCTGGCCGCTCGACAGCCGACCATTCAGTTGAATGTCGACGCTACCCAGATCAGTCAGGCATTTACGGGAGCTGGGCATATTCAGCGGATTATCAGTGATGAGGTGGCCGATTTCATCGGAACATACCAGCACCCATCGCCGGGCCGCATTGAGGCAGTAGTTCGTGCTGAATTCAACGCTAATCTCAACCGAAGTTGGTTCGGCGCCATTAATGAAGCTATCAATCAAATCACCATGTTGTCGATTATCCTGACAGGAGCAGCGTTGATCCGTGAACGAGAGCACGGCACCATTGAGCATTTGTTGGTCATGCCGGTCACCTCGTTCGAGATCATGTTGGCCAAGGTCTGGTCGATGGGGTTGATCGTGCTGTTGGCTTCGGTCTTCGCACTACGCATCATCGTCGAGGGTTGGCTGCAAGTACCTCTTCGCGGCTCGCAGACGCTCTATCTTTTCGGCGCCACGCTACTGCTGTTTGCGACCACATCAATGGGGATTTTTCTGGGCACGTTGGCGCGCTCAATGCCGCAACTGGGCCTGTTAATCATTCTGGTACTGATTCCCCTGCAGATTCTGTCGGGTGGGATGACCCCGCGTGAAAGCATGCCTGAGCTTGTGCAGCGCATCATGTTTGTCGCCCCGACCACTCACTTTGTCGAACTTGCTCAGGCCATTCTCTTTCGTGGCGCCGGATTGGGAATTGTCTGGCCGCATTTGTTGGCGCTGGCCATCATTGGCAGCGCGTTTTTTTTGGGCGCCCTTTTAAGGCTCAGAAAAGCACAAGAATGATCCAGCTTATATGCGATCCGTCGCTGGCCTGTCAGCTATCTCTACTACTCCCCCGATGGGCGGAAAATCTTGGGCGGTCAGCGTCTCGCGCTCCAGCAGCATGGCGGCACCGGTCTCCAGTACCTGGCGACGGCGGGTCAGTATCTGGGTGGCGCTATCAAAAGCGTCGTCGACCAGCCTGCGTATGGCAGTATCGATTTCACGGGCTGTTTCCTCGGAGTAGGTCTTGGGCTTTGCGAGCCCAAATTTGTCGCCTAGAAAAGCTTGCCGGTCTTCCTCATAAATGACTTGACCGCCTTCCTCACTCATTCCGAACCGGGTGACCATGCTACGGGCAATATCGGTCACCTTGGCCAAGTCATCAGCCGCTCCAGTGGAAATTTCATTGAAAATCATGCGTTCGGCGGCTCGGCCGCCCATCAGCACTGCCATGCGACTCTTTAGGTCGGCAACCGTTTGCAGGAAACGCTCCTCTGTTGGGCGCTGGATTGTATAGCCCAAGGCGCCCACCCCTCGTGGAATGATAGAGATTTTGTGTACAGGGTCCATTCCAGGCAACGAAGCGG includes the following:
- the nrfD gene encoding NrfD/PsrC family molybdoenzyme membrane anchor subunit, with protein sequence MNSTIELLAPRYDIAWYPWAVQYFFMIAVSYASLWLAAPALVFGKKAWLPTARLALITCVSTTLVAPVALLADLHQPLRFWHFYAYANSHSWMSIGSVVLPLYLVSVLGLAWLAWRPALQAQRSTPGLSGMLATWLSLGTGATPRALITVVGLAALGLSSGIMLYTGAELAIVKARPLWNTVWLPPMLVTTGFIAASGLVLVLNRMSGLCSQTTIRQMLYVLLVTCALAGLIAISWFLDGVNAHVGSVAAALESVRHSDSWRNTALWGGITGLALFAAVLLLLTRPTLRQPGARGAPTSSQPALFTWAWLLGLIAIHMGWMFRWVVLMDVQHVARNSAGFHHYGIPAGSYGILGIVGTFGLWLAAILLIELFIPWREAQQGGLIATPSHAAPDASIHSLTAKKGASSHV
- the dsrO gene encoding sulfate reduction electron transfer complex DsrMKJOP subunit DsrO gives rise to the protein MDAIRRSLLGQMARLSAGAALMPFSSLAQAGINQQPARREGDPTKRYGMLIDLRQCIGCQACTVSCHIENAAPLGQFRTTVSQYEVQHQESGELATFMLPRLCNHCENPPCVPVCPVEATYQQQDGIVVVDSDRCVGCAYCVNACPYDARFINQRTQTADKCTFCAHRLEAGLLPACVESCVGGARMIGDMRDPQSQISRMIHEHHDALMVLQPEKNTLPQVFYLGMDERFTTRPKAEPVALEVLDPHGQEMGYEFHH
- a CDS encoding DUF2892 domain-containing protein, whose translation is MSRNVGGIDKILRILIGIALIVLALTGTIGVWGWVGVLPLATGLFNFCPAYKLIGINTCKI
- a CDS encoding rhodanese-like domain-containing protein, with translation MALGATPSIADEVEAYRETTLGLYVTAIEAHDLMQDNDRAVLIDVRDPIEIKFTGFAEPTDIHVPWVLAERDNFDGEAKTWPMVKNADFAVQVSAKIEALGVNKEDPIIVMCRSGATRSAPAADVIAEMGYSEVYSMTDGFEGENLKKGQSQGVRAQDGWRNSGLPWSYDINPDVAWHPAH
- a CDS encoding pirin-like C-terminal cupin domain-containing protein; translation: MLLGGETLNGPRYISWNFVASSQEKLEAAKQAWVEADFENGRFRLPPADDAEFIPFPGKPAK
- a CDS encoding MFS transporter; protein product: MPIALFALTLSAFAIGTTEFVIVGLVPTIAQDLGVSLPSAGLLVSLYAAGVAVGAPVLTAMTGRLNRKWVLLGLMALFIIGNLLAWQAPGYGSLISARILTGLAHGVFFSIGSTIATSLVSKDKEASAIAIMFTGLTVALVTGVPLGTWIGQNFGWRATFLVVSSLGLLALIGSALLVPNNLKKAVPASLSQQFKVLTHPRLLLVYLITILGYGGTFTAFTYLAPILQEVSGFGNNAISLILLVYGVSVAFGNIYGGKMADRMGPISALTLIFSGLIATLLVLAVSATHPVTAVLTVLIWGAFAFGNVPGLQVYVVQLAERYVPEAVDVASGLNIAAFNIGIALGSVTGGYVVDGMSLTDTAWIGAGIVTLALVLTRFSGSLDRRGQDAVTST
- a CDS encoding LysR family transcriptional regulator, with translation MLSRTVDLQLLVAVVDSGGFSAAARQMDVPVAKVSRAVQRLEQQLGTPLLNRTTRSVTLTSEGRTFVERVRLGLSTLEEAEEAMRLSQARPSGRLRVDAATPFVLHQLVPLIGAFREHYPGIELELSASDDIINLLEQRTDVAIRIGGLEDSTLHARPLGRSPLQLVASPQYLERHGVPVSPVALRDHQLLGFLNADNLNRWPVEGLPQEGPNIQAQMRTSSGEVMRQLCLAGEGIACFSRFMIRNDLERGSLVGFMMDRMISPHPREMVQAVYYRNTALSGRIGAFLDFVAPRLRL
- a CDS encoding HlyD family secretion protein, translated to MSRQQLDDDLASLESTEAALAAARAGVLSALAAIEAADSKVIESQAAIEAASATVDKLEADLEDSQLRSDRVARVQYRVAQPGEVLPAGGVVLNLVDLTDVYMTFFLPERQAGRVALGADVHLVLDAAPQYVIQANVSYVSSVAQFTPKSVETASEREKLMFRVKARIDPALLEQHLDKVKTGLPGMAYLKLDDTLDWPDELKVNVTP